The proteins below come from a single Marinobacter bohaiensis genomic window:
- the iscR gene encoding Fe-S cluster assembly transcriptional regulator IscR → MRLTTKGRYAVTAMLDLALHAEDGPVSLADISQRQDISLSYLEQLFAKLRRQKLVVSVRGPGGGYQLGRPHDAVFIADVVDAVNESLDTTRCHNKGDCQNGEKCLTHHLWSDLSDQIHTFLSEISLADLMRKREIQVVAHRQNRRQAEAINTRRLVQNDPA, encoded by the coding sequence ATGCGACTGACGACGAAGGGCCGCTACGCCGTGACGGCGATGCTCGACCTGGCGCTCCACGCCGAGGACGGGCCTGTGTCGCTGGCGGATATTTCACAGCGCCAGGATATATCCCTGTCCTATCTTGAGCAGTTGTTTGCCAAGCTCCGCCGTCAAAAGCTCGTGGTCAGCGTGCGTGGTCCGGGCGGGGGCTATCAGCTTGGACGTCCCCACGATGCTGTGTTCATCGCCGACGTGGTTGATGCGGTCAACGAGTCCCTGGACACGACCCGCTGCCACAACAAGGGCGACTGTCAGAATGGTGAAAAATGCCTGACTCACCATCTCTGGTCGGACCTGAGTGACCAGATTCATACGTTTCTCAGTGAGATCAGCCTCGCCGATCTCATGCGTAAGCGGGAAATCCAGGTGGTGGCCCATCGCCAGAACCGGCGTCAGGCGGAAGCCATCAATACCCGGCGCCTGGTCCAGAACGATCCCGCCTGA
- the cysE gene encoding serine O-acetyltransferase: MFERLREDIGSVFHRDPAARNTFEVLTNYPGLHALLFYRLAHSLWCRDFKWLARTISTVARWLTGIEIHPGAVIGRRFFIDHGMGVVIGETTVIGDDVTLYQGVTLGGTSWNKGKRHPTLGDGVVIGAGAKILGPFEVGDRAKVGSNSVVTKAVPADATVVGIPGRVIVKRDKDAESSKRRDMEQRMGFDAYGVTEEMPDPVARAVRSLLDHMHVVDERIETMCKALQRVDHEYRNGALPPLDEEDFDCVRDDKESS; the protein is encoded by the coding sequence ATGTTTGAGCGTTTGCGCGAAGATATCGGCAGTGTGTTTCATCGTGATCCCGCCGCGCGGAACACGTTTGAGGTACTGACCAATTACCCGGGGCTGCACGCCCTCCTGTTTTACCGCCTGGCTCACAGTCTCTGGTGCCGTGACTTCAAGTGGCTGGCGCGCACCATTTCCACCGTGGCACGCTGGCTGACGGGGATTGAAATCCATCCGGGCGCGGTGATCGGTCGCCGTTTCTTTATCGACCACGGTATGGGCGTCGTGATCGGCGAAACCACCGTTATTGGTGACGACGTGACGCTTTACCAGGGCGTTACCCTGGGAGGAACCAGCTGGAATAAGGGGAAGCGGCACCCGACGCTGGGCGATGGTGTGGTGATCGGCGCGGGGGCCAAAATCCTGGGGCCGTTCGAGGTGGGTGACCGGGCCAAAGTGGGGTCCAATTCCGTGGTCACCAAGGCGGTACCGGCGGATGCCACCGTGGTGGGTATTCCTGGCCGGGTGATCGTCAAGCGTGACAAGGACGCCGAATCCAGCAAGCGCCGCGATATGGAGCAGCGAATGGGGTTCGACGCCTACGGTGTCACCGAGGAAATGCCCGACCCCGTGGCGCGTGCCGTGCGCAGTCTGCTGGATCATATGCACGTGGTGGACGAGCGTATCGAAACCATGTGCAAGGCGCTGCAGCGGGTGGATCATGAGTACCGTAACGGTGCTTTGCCGCCGCTCGACGAGGAAGATTTCGACTGCGTAAGGGACGATAAGGAATCGTCCTGA
- the trmJ gene encoding tRNA (cytosine(32)/uridine(32)-2'-O)-methyltransferase TrmJ — protein sequence MTQTDPQAHIRIVLIETSHSGNIGAVARAMKNMGLSNLYLVNPASFPDEASYARSSGASDILDRAVVVDTMEQAIEDCVLVMGTSARGRKVPWPVIPPSESAARAAEQAGQGDVALVFGRENHGLSNEELQRCHYHIHIPSNPDYSSLNLAMAVQVICYEVRMHQLRALEAGDGQALLKPMLRPGDEGWDIPLASVQDVEGFFGHLEQVLVDVDFHRRENPRQLMTRLRRLFQRAHLDQMEINILRGILSAVQKSAGGGQSRPEAEQEQD from the coding sequence ATGACCCAGACAGACCCCCAAGCACACATCCGCATCGTCCTGATTGAAACCTCGCACTCCGGCAATATCGGCGCGGTGGCTCGGGCCATGAAGAACATGGGGCTGTCCAATCTGTATCTGGTGAACCCGGCGTCTTTTCCTGACGAGGCTTCCTATGCCCGGTCGTCCGGTGCATCCGATATCCTCGATCGGGCTGTGGTCGTCGATACCATGGAGCAGGCCATTGAGGATTGTGTGCTGGTGATGGGGACCAGCGCCCGCGGACGCAAGGTGCCCTGGCCGGTGATCCCGCCGTCGGAAAGCGCCGCCCGGGCGGCCGAGCAGGCGGGGCAGGGGGATGTGGCCCTGGTGTTCGGACGTGAGAATCATGGCCTGAGCAATGAAGAATTGCAGCGTTGCCACTACCATATCCACATACCGTCCAATCCGGATTACAGCTCCCTGAACCTGGCCATGGCGGTGCAGGTGATTTGTTACGAGGTCCGGATGCATCAGCTTCGCGCGCTGGAAGCCGGCGACGGGCAGGCGCTGCTCAAGCCGATGCTGCGGCCCGGCGACGAGGGCTGGGATATCCCGTTGGCCTCGGTACAGGACGTGGAGGGATTCTTCGGGCACCTGGAGCAGGTGCTCGTGGACGTGGATTTCCATCGGCGGGAAAATCCGCGCCAGTTGATGACCCGGCTGCGACGGCTGTTCCAGCGGGCGCATCTGGATCAGATGGAGATCAATATTCTGCGCGGCATCCTCTCTGCCGTGCAGAAGAGTGCAGGGGGCGGCCAGAGCCGTCCCGAAGCGGAGCAGGAGCAGGACTGA
- a CDS encoding inositol monophosphatase family protein gives MQPAIKMALRIARQGSEYLKAHFERQDPAAIDDGARQQLARAEASVYANFAEQLQKAYKDHYIAPAGDIEAGDEALSWHVFPLIGSENFLRGIPEFALALVQKKANRAEHMLLVNPITGEEYSASRGHGAALNSRRIRMNGAQGMRRAILATNVLDFTRETDDPLIWGELISTLARESSQTRTCGCGVLDIARASAGHLDGVVLFRPTAVEQSLALLLTHESGGLSGDFSGNPAGGDTSRQLAIANPKLFKELLKTLHPFRGRLPR, from the coding sequence ATGCAACCAGCGATTAAAATGGCTCTGCGCATTGCGCGCCAGGGCTCCGAGTACCTCAAGGCCCACTTTGAACGCCAGGATCCTGCAGCCATCGACGACGGCGCCCGCCAGCAGCTGGCCCGCGCAGAAGCTTCTGTTTATGCCAATTTCGCCGAGCAGCTGCAGAAAGCCTACAAGGATCACTACATTGCTCCGGCCGGCGACATCGAGGCCGGCGACGAGGCACTGAGCTGGCACGTTTTCCCGCTGATCGGAAGCGAGAATTTCCTGCGTGGCATCCCCGAGTTTGCGCTGGCCCTGGTCCAGAAGAAAGCCAACCGGGCCGAGCACATGCTGCTGGTCAATCCGATCACGGGTGAGGAATACTCAGCCAGCCGTGGTCACGGCGCCGCTCTCAACAGCCGCCGCATCCGCATGAACGGCGCTCAGGGCATGCGCCGCGCCATCCTGGCGACCAACGTCCTCGACTTTACTCGCGAGACCGACGATCCGCTGATCTGGGGCGAGCTCATCAGCACCCTGGCCCGCGAATCTTCACAGACCCGCACCTGTGGCTGCGGCGTTCTGGATATCGCCCGCGCCAGTGCCGGCCACCTGGACGGCGTCGTCCTGTTCCGCCCCACCGCGGTAGAACAGTCCCTCGCACTGCTGCTGACCCACGAGTCTGGCGGCCTGTCCGGCGACTTTTCGGGCAACCCGGCCGGCGGGGACACCAGTCGTCAGCTGGCGATCGCCAACCCGAAACTGTTCAAGGAGCTGCTGAAAACGCTGCACCCGTTCCGCGGCCGACTGCCACGCTGA
- the secF gene encoding protein translocase subunit SecF, with amino-acid sequence MANLTDKTINFMGVRRIASFGSLAAVILSIVILAVNGLNLGLDFTGGTSVEFAYEEAPSLDEVRQTLDDAGYTEFVVQNFGDEKSVLVRLRQDLDDELSANMINALRADGDQLELVRAEFVGSQVGDELKEDSGLGLLLALFVVLIYVGMRFQLKFGIASVLPLAHDVLIVLGIFSLFQWTFDLSVLAALLAVIGYSLNDTIIVADRIRENFRKLRTGGTEDVVNHSITETLSRTLNTSGTTLVVLLSLYFLGGEAIHNFAVALIIGIVVGTYSSIYVSANLLVLLGVTREDLVVPPKEGAADQQEDEEPPEWLNRM; translated from the coding sequence ATGGCTAATCTGACGGATAAAACCATCAACTTCATGGGAGTGCGGCGCATCGCGTCGTTCGGCTCCCTGGCCGCGGTGATCCTCTCGATTGTCATTCTCGCGGTGAACGGACTCAATCTGGGTCTGGACTTCACCGGCGGGACCTCGGTGGAGTTCGCCTACGAGGAGGCGCCGTCGCTGGACGAGGTGCGCCAGACGCTGGATGACGCCGGCTACACCGAGTTCGTTGTCCAGAATTTCGGCGACGAAAAGTCGGTGCTGGTGCGTCTGCGCCAGGATCTGGACGACGAACTCTCCGCGAACATGATCAATGCGCTGCGTGCCGATGGCGATCAGCTTGAGTTGGTGCGGGCGGAGTTCGTCGGTTCCCAGGTGGGTGACGAGCTGAAGGAAGACAGCGGCCTGGGGCTGCTGCTGGCCCTGTTCGTGGTGCTGATCTACGTGGGTATGCGTTTTCAGCTCAAATTCGGAATTGCCTCGGTTCTGCCGCTGGCACACGATGTCCTGATCGTGCTGGGTATTTTCTCGCTGTTTCAGTGGACGTTCGATCTGAGCGTGCTGGCCGCGTTGCTGGCCGTCATCGGTTACTCGCTGAACGATACGATCATCGTGGCGGACCGTATCCGGGAGAATTTCCGCAAGCTGCGCACCGGTGGTACCGAAGACGTGGTCAACCACTCGATCACCGAGACCCTGAGCCGGACCCTCAACACCTCGGGTACGACGCTGGTCGTCCTGCTCTCCCTGTACTTCCTTGGTGGTGAGGCGATCCATAACTTTGCCGTTGCGTTGATCATCGGCATTGTCGTGGGTACCTACTCCTCCATCTACGTCTCAGCGAACCTGTTGGTGCTGCTGGGCGTTACCCGGGAAGATCTGGTTGTGCCGCCCAAGGAAGGCGCCGCCGATCAGCAGGAAGACGAGGAACCGCCCGAATGGCTGAACCGGATGTAA
- the secD gene encoding protein translocase subunit SecD has product MLNKFPLWKNIVILVAVVIGFIYALPNLYPDDYAIQITGARSSTQVDQATLDEAVDALGEAGVQVKDAVLNPPNALIRVQSSDAQLSARPVIQEAVGQDYLAALNMAPTTPEWLRNIGAGPMKLGLDLRGGVHFLLEVDMDSALQKRLEVYASEIKRQLREERIRYRGGDVGDGNTIELSFRDDAARDEAFDLIRGQYNEFLLNRESGDDDQRLLTLQLSEATVTEIEDYALQQNLTTIRNRVNELGVAEPLVQRQGRDRIVVELPGVQDTAQAKRVLGATANLEFRLEARQDASSGTAEVYPFRDEPNRTARLEREIIVTGENVANAQQAFDQNGQPQVNITMDGTGGDRMTRATRDAIKRRMAVLFIEYKTETVGKRVDGEIQQVEERKVDRSIISLATIQSTLGSSFRITGLDSVAEAGELALLLRAGSLAAPMYFVQERTIGPSLGQKNIDAGVMSVTVGFAIVLLYMLLYYRFFGLVANVALTVNLMLLVACMSILSATLTLPGIAGIVLTVGMAVDANVLIFERIKEELRQGAPPQSAINAGFSRAFVSIFDANITTLLVAVILFAMGSGPVKGFAVTLCIGILTSMFTGLLVSRSIINLIYGGRKIEKLAIGGKLANG; this is encoded by the coding sequence ATGCTCAATAAATTCCCGCTCTGGAAAAATATCGTGATTCTGGTCGCGGTGGTGATTGGTTTCATCTACGCGCTGCCCAACCTCTATCCCGATGACTATGCGATTCAAATCACCGGTGCACGAAGCAGCACCCAGGTCGATCAGGCGACCCTGGACGAGGCTGTTGATGCGCTGGGCGAAGCCGGCGTCCAGGTCAAAGATGCGGTGCTCAACCCACCCAACGCGCTGATTCGCGTGCAAAGCTCCGATGCCCAGCTGAGTGCCCGCCCGGTCATCCAGGAGGCCGTGGGCCAGGATTACCTGGCGGCGCTCAATATGGCCCCAACCACGCCGGAATGGCTGCGCAACATTGGCGCCGGGCCAATGAAGCTGGGGCTGGACCTGCGCGGCGGTGTCCACTTCCTGCTGGAAGTCGATATGGACAGCGCCCTGCAGAAACGCCTGGAAGTCTATGCCAGTGAGATCAAGCGTCAGCTGCGCGAGGAGCGCATTCGCTACCGCGGCGGTGATGTGGGTGACGGCAATACCATTGAACTGTCGTTCCGGGACGATGCGGCCCGCGATGAGGCGTTCGACCTGATTCGCGGCCAGTACAACGAGTTCCTGCTGAATCGCGAGTCCGGCGACGACGACCAGAGGCTGCTGACACTGCAGCTGTCGGAAGCGACCGTGACCGAAATCGAGGACTACGCGCTACAGCAGAACCTCACGACGATCCGCAATCGGGTCAACGAGCTGGGTGTTGCTGAACCACTGGTCCAGCGCCAGGGGCGTGACCGCATCGTGGTGGAGCTGCCGGGCGTGCAGGACACGGCACAGGCCAAGCGGGTACTGGGTGCCACGGCCAACCTCGAGTTCCGGCTGGAAGCTCGTCAGGACGCCTCGTCCGGGACAGCCGAAGTGTATCCGTTCCGGGATGAGCCGAACCGTACCGCTCGTCTTGAGCGCGAAATCATTGTCACCGGCGAAAACGTCGCTAACGCCCAGCAGGCTTTCGACCAGAATGGCCAGCCGCAGGTCAATATCACGATGGACGGCACCGGCGGTGACCGGATGACCCGTGCCACCCGCGACGCCATCAAGCGGCGCATGGCGGTGCTGTTCATCGAGTACAAGACCGAGACGGTGGGCAAGCGCGTCGACGGCGAGATCCAGCAGGTGGAAGAGCGCAAGGTGGATCGCAGCATCATCAGCCTGGCGACCATCCAGTCCACCCTCGGCAGCTCGTTCCGCATCACCGGTCTCGATTCCGTGGCTGAAGCGGGCGAGCTGGCGCTGCTGCTGCGGGCCGGTTCCCTGGCTGCGCCGATGTACTTCGTGCAGGAGCGGACCATTGGTCCGAGCCTGGGGCAGAAGAACATCGATGCAGGCGTCATGTCAGTGACCGTCGGTTTCGCCATCGTCCTGCTTTACATGCTGTTGTACTACCGGTTCTTCGGTCTGGTGGCCAATGTGGCCCTGACCGTCAACCTGATGCTGCTGGTGGCCTGCATGTCGATCCTGTCGGCCACGCTGACGCTGCCCGGTATCGCCGGTATCGTACTGACAGTAGGTATGGCGGTGGATGCCAACGTCCTGATATTCGAGCGAATAAAGGAAGAGCTGAGGCAGGGCGCGCCACCCCAGAGCGCCATCAACGCTGGTTTCTCCCGGGCGTTCGTCTCCATCTTTGACGCCAACATCACTACATTGCTGGTGGCGGTCATCCTGTTCGCCATGGGTTCCGGGCCGGTCAAAGGCTTCGCGGTGACCCTGTGCATCGGCATCCTGACCTCCATGTTCACCGGCCTGCTGGTCAGCCGCAGCATCATCAATCTGATTTATGGCGGTCGCAAGATCGAGAAGCTTGCGATCGGGGGGAAGCTTGCCAATGGCTAA
- the yajC gene encoding preprotein translocase subunit YajC translates to MKALRNALTVCLAASPAVAMAQQPAAGQGGMGVIGQVIFFAGFILIFYLLIWRPQSKRAKEHKALMAGLDKGDEVVTSGGMAGRITKVTDDFIVIEVADNVEVKVQKVAVATALPKGTLKDI, encoded by the coding sequence ATGAAAGCTTTGCGTAACGCGCTTACTGTCTGCCTGGCCGCATCGCCTGCGGTCGCCATGGCTCAGCAGCCGGCGGCAGGTCAGGGTGGCATGGGCGTCATCGGTCAGGTGATCTTCTTTGCCGGCTTCATCCTGATTTTCTACCTCCTGATCTGGCGCCCCCAGTCCAAGCGTGCCAAGGAGCACAAGGCGCTGATGGCCGGCCTGGACAAGGGCGACGAAGTGGTGACCTCCGGCGGTATGGCCGGCCGCATTACCAAGGTCACTGACGATTTCATCGTGATCGAAGTGGCGGACAACGTCGAAGTCAAGGTCCAGAAGGTCGCAGTTGCGACTGCGCTGCCCAAAGGCACGCTGAAAGATATCTGA
- the tgt gene encoding tRNA guanosine(34) transglycosylase Tgt, translated as MSFKTLASDGRARRGTLSFPRGEVQTPAFMPVGTYGTVKGMLPRDIEGIGAQIILGNTFHLMLRPGTEIIKQHGDLHDFTQWQGPILTDSGGFQVFSLGEMRKITEQGVKFRSPVDGSPVELTPEISMQVQRDLGSDIVMIFDECTPYPATEKQAKASMEMSLRWAQRSRDAHGDSPSALFGIVQGGMYEGLREQSLEGLVNIGFDGYAIGGLSVGEPKEEMMKILDHLPPKMPEDKPRYLMGVGKPEDIVEAVRRGVDMFDCVMPTRNARNGHLFTSEGVIKIRNARHRTDTGPLDSECDCYTCQHFSRGYLHHLDRCGEMLGSQLNTIHNLRYYQNLMAGLRGAIEAGTLSDFIEQFYARRGQPVPALAGESEG; from the coding sequence ATGTCCTTCAAGACCCTGGCCAGCGACGGTCGGGCGCGGCGGGGCACCCTCAGCTTTCCACGGGGCGAGGTCCAGACCCCCGCCTTCATGCCGGTGGGCACCTACGGCACGGTCAAGGGCATGCTGCCGCGGGATATCGAAGGGATCGGCGCGCAGATTATTCTGGGCAACACCTTCCATCTGATGCTCCGTCCCGGCACGGAGATCATCAAGCAACACGGCGACCTGCACGACTTCACCCAATGGCAGGGCCCGATACTGACCGACTCCGGCGGATTCCAGGTGTTCAGCCTGGGCGAAATGCGCAAGATCACCGAGCAGGGTGTGAAGTTCCGCTCGCCCGTGGATGGCTCGCCGGTGGAGCTGACGCCGGAAATCTCGATGCAGGTGCAGCGCGATCTGGGCTCCGATATCGTGATGATCTTCGACGAGTGCACCCCGTATCCGGCCACTGAAAAGCAGGCCAAGGCGTCCATGGAGATGTCCCTGCGCTGGGCCCAGCGCAGTCGTGATGCCCATGGCGACAGCCCGTCGGCACTGTTCGGCATCGTCCAGGGCGGCATGTATGAAGGGCTACGGGAACAATCCCTGGAAGGCCTGGTCAATATCGGGTTCGATGGCTACGCCATCGGTGGGCTGTCGGTGGGCGAGCCCAAAGAGGAAATGATGAAGATCCTCGATCACCTGCCGCCAAAGATGCCCGAAGACAAACCGCGTTACCTGATGGGCGTGGGCAAGCCGGAAGACATCGTCGAGGCGGTGCGTCGTGGTGTCGACATGTTCGATTGCGTCATGCCGACGCGCAATGCCCGCAACGGCCATCTGTTCACCAGCGAAGGCGTGATCAAGATACGTAACGCGCGGCATCGGACCGATACCGGTCCGCTCGATTCCGAGTGCGACTGCTACACCTGTCAGCACTTCTCGCGCGGTTATCTGCACCACCTGGATCGGTGTGGAGAGATGCTGGGATCGCAGCTCAATACGATCCACAACCTGCGCTATTACCAGAACCTCATGGCTGGATTGCGTGGGGCCATTGAAGCAGGTACATTGTCGGACTTTATCGAGCAGTTCTACGCGCGTCGGGGGCAGCCTGTGCCGGCCCTGGCTGGTGAATCCGAAGGCTGA
- the queA gene encoding tRNA preQ1(34) S-adenosylmethionine ribosyltransferase-isomerase QueA, giving the protein MKVSDFHFDLPDELIARYPLEERTASRLLHLNGSTGAVTHRQFRDIQSLLKPGDLLVFNDTRVIPARLFGHKETGGKLEILVERVLDETQLLAHIRSSKSPKAGQRILVDEGGAFRVVGRQDALFQLELDSGAESVLALLEAVGHMPLPPYVDRPDEEADRERYQTVYAREAGAVAAPTAGLHFDESMLAALAEQGVEQAFVTLHVGAGTFQPVRVDSVEEHHMHSEVVDVPQATVDAIRRTRQRGGRVVAVGTTSVRSLESASRNGELRAFQSDTDIFIYPGYRFQCVDALITNFHLPESTLIMLVSAFAGYESVMSAYRQAVDERYRFFSYGDAMFVTGQQPSAQAEQAHQESDQ; this is encoded by the coding sequence ATGAAAGTCTCCGATTTCCATTTTGACCTTCCGGACGAACTGATCGCGCGCTATCCCCTTGAGGAGCGTACCGCCAGCCGACTGTTGCACCTCAATGGCTCCACGGGCGCGGTGACCCATCGCCAGTTCCGGGATATCCAGAGCCTGCTGAAACCCGGCGATTTGCTGGTCTTCAACGACACCCGCGTGATTCCCGCCCGACTGTTCGGCCACAAGGAAACCGGCGGCAAGCTGGAAATCCTGGTGGAGCGGGTGCTGGACGAAACACAGTTGCTGGCCCATATCCGCTCGTCGAAATCGCCCAAGGCAGGCCAGCGGATCCTGGTGGACGAGGGTGGTGCGTTCCGTGTCGTCGGCCGGCAGGACGCCCTGTTCCAGCTTGAGCTTGATAGCGGTGCCGAGTCGGTCCTGGCCCTGCTGGAAGCGGTGGGGCATATGCCGTTGCCACCGTATGTCGATCGTCCCGACGAAGAAGCCGATCGCGAGCGCTACCAGACCGTCTATGCCCGGGAAGCGGGCGCGGTAGCGGCGCCCACGGCGGGACTGCATTTCGACGAGTCGATGCTGGCGGCGTTGGCCGAGCAGGGGGTTGAGCAGGCGTTCGTGACCCTGCACGTGGGCGCGGGCACCTTCCAGCCGGTGCGCGTCGATTCGGTGGAAGAACATCACATGCACAGCGAAGTGGTGGATGTGCCGCAGGCCACGGTCGATGCCATCCGGCGCACCCGCCAGCGAGGCGGGCGAGTGGTGGCCGTGGGGACCACTTCGGTGCGTTCCCTGGAGTCGGCCTCCCGCAACGGCGAGCTCCGGGCGTTCCAGAGTGATACCGATATCTTTATCTACCCCGGCTACCGGTTTCAGTGCGTCGATGCGCTGATTACCAACTTCCACCTGCCGGAATCCACCCTCATTATGCTGGTCAGTGCCTTCGCCGGGTACGAGTCGGTGATGTCCGCCTATCGTCAGGCGGTTGACGAGCGCTACCGTTTCTTCAGTTATGGTGATGCCATGTTTGTGACCGGCCAGCAGCCGTCGGCGCAGGCGGAGCAGGCCCATCAGGAGTCAGATCAATGA
- the flgL gene encoding flagellar hook-associated protein FlgL has protein sequence MRISSQQIFSGGVNRLQDLNTQLQKTQQQVSTGKRVINPSDDPVAAARLLKLDQQSAQIDQFQRGIDLATNRLQQEESTLGDVTDVIQRVRELTVQAGNGTLSAEDRDSIASELRERLDQLASLANTRDASGEYIFSGFKGNTQAYQQNVSGSWVYQGDEGQRELEIDVGVKVAISDHGKGIFSDVASNNPTFFTEASSANSTNPPATISTGMMLDQEVFNSVYPDDLVVEVDATAGTYTVTNRSTGADLTPADNTYTSGDSIQVAGMQFEITGASDGDKFFVKTSDRQSMFSTVEKLIYGLENQAKTPATATISDFSAQAGGDSVSINGVTFSFDNTDDLQSVADAINSSTDPALEGVSVNTDDLPGSISLESTQGDLEIDAGGWGGDLEISGAKFQDIDINGSVVQPDSADAATFPSGQQAFNDLIADSLENLDNAQESVLTTQTQIGGRLNAVESTSEFLTDSSVYNEQITSELRDVDYAEAISRLSFQSFVLQAAQQSFAQVSQLSLFDRL, from the coding sequence ATGCGTATTTCATCACAGCAGATTTTCAGCGGTGGCGTTAACCGGCTGCAGGACCTCAACACCCAGTTGCAGAAGACTCAGCAGCAGGTGTCCACCGGCAAGCGGGTCATCAACCCGTCCGACGACCCGGTGGCTGCGGCGCGACTGCTGAAACTGGACCAGCAATCGGCCCAGATCGACCAGTTCCAGCGCGGCATCGACCTGGCCACCAACCGTCTGCAGCAGGAGGAGAGCACGCTGGGAGACGTCACCGACGTCATCCAGCGGGTGCGCGAGCTGACCGTGCAGGCGGGGAACGGCACCCTGTCGGCGGAGGACCGCGATTCCATCGCCTCGGAGCTGCGCGAACGGCTGGACCAGCTGGCGTCCCTGGCCAACACCCGGGATGCGTCCGGCGAGTACATCTTCAGCGGCTTCAAGGGCAATACCCAGGCCTACCAGCAGAACGTCTCGGGAAGCTGGGTGTACCAGGGCGACGAGGGGCAGCGGGAGCTGGAAATCGATGTGGGCGTCAAAGTGGCGATCAGCGACCACGGCAAGGGCATCTTCTCTGACGTGGCCAGCAACAACCCGACGTTTTTCACTGAAGCCAGTAGTGCCAACAGCACCAATCCCCCGGCCACCATCAGTACCGGGATGATGCTGGATCAGGAGGTGTTCAATTCCGTTTACCCGGATGATCTGGTGGTTGAGGTAGATGCCACCGCCGGCACTTACACGGTGACCAACCGTTCCACCGGGGCCGATCTGACGCCGGCGGACAACACGTACACCAGCGGTGACAGCATCCAGGTGGCCGGGATGCAGTTCGAGATTACGGGGGCTTCCGACGGGGACAAGTTCTTCGTCAAGACATCCGACCGCCAGTCAATGTTTTCCACGGTCGAGAAGCTGATCTACGGCCTCGAGAACCAGGCCAAGACGCCGGCGACCGCGACCATCTCCGACTTTTCCGCCCAGGCGGGCGGTGATTCGGTGAGCATCAACGGGGTGACCTTCAGCTTCGACAATACGGACGACCTGCAGTCCGTGGCCGACGCGATCAACAGCAGCACCGACCCGGCCCTGGAGGGGGTGAGCGTGAACACCGACGATCTGCCGGGGTCGATCAGCCTGGAGTCGACCCAGGGTGACCTGGAGATCGACGCCGGCGGCTGGGGCGGTGACCTGGAGATCAGCGGCGCCAAGTTCCAGGACATCGACATCAACGGCAGCGTGGTGCAGCCGGACAGTGCTGACGCCGCCACGTTTCCCAGCGGTCAGCAGGCGTTCAACGACCTGATCGCCGACTCCCTGGAGAATCTGGACAACGCCCAGGAAAGCGTCCTCACGACCCAGACCCAGATCGGCGGGCGTCTCAATGCCGTGGAGAGCACCAGCGAGTTCCTGACCGATTCCTCCGTCTACAATGAGCAGATCACTTCCGAGCTGCGCGACGTGGACTACGCTGAGGCGATCAGTCGCCTGAGTTTCCAGAGTTTCGTGCTGCAGGCGGCCCAGCAATCGTTCGCGCAGGTGTCCCAGTTGTCGCTGTTCGATCGTCTGTAA